The sequence ACTAGCTCGGTTGCATGTGCAAAAGCTCTACCAACCACCGATCTCGGATAAAATCCTCTACCCTCAAATATCCTCGCGTTTTTGTCCAACTAGATGTGATATGCCACATAAGCCTATACTACTCCCCTATCTGCCATGTTAAATCTCCGAGCTGAGTTCCTCACCTGACTCAAAAAGGCCTCAGTAGAGATGTAAGACTGCTGGCGGGTTGCTACGGGGTTCCACACCTGATGCGCCCGCCGGCATGTAAACAGAACGTGACTGGTGGACCGGTGGTCTCCTCCTCTTCTAGGCATTCCTCGCAGTCAGCTGGTATTGGGACCCCCCTCCTCGCCAAAATCCCTCTGGTAGGTAGAATGCCCTATGCCACTCGCCACAGAAACAGAGCAACACGTGGGTGTACACGTAACCGCCAAATCAAGCGACCCTTCAGCCGGCGTGCAGACCCTGTGTCCACTATCGCCTGGAAATCACTAATCGTAACTTTCGCCCTCCTAGTTGAGCTCCACACCCTCCTATCTGCCATCCTCTCAAGAGGTATAGGTGTGGCCAGTACCCTTTCGGCTAGGTCGTCGCTGAAAAGGAGGTGAATCCACTCAACATCCCACCTGGGTTCTCCGGAAACTAGAAAGTCGCTCACTCTGCTTCCGGCCGTCGCTTCCGGATCGAACATGGTGGGGAGCATGAGAGCATGATGGAGAACATATTTGAGAGTTATGACCAAGCTTCTTTGGGAACCATTACAATTTACAGCCGTActccttatcattttttttgttcttttaatGATTTGATCACGTCTTACAATTTCTAACGGTAGTTGCAGTGGCTCCTTATGActtgaatgattttttttcctttttcttttatggTTTTGATGGGATCTGAGAGGTTTTGAAAATCTCGCGCCCTGAGAAACGACCCCTACTACTTCTCTCTATCTCCCGACCATGCCCCATCACTAATTTCAGCGGCACACACCGCCACTGCACCCAAATCCCACCTCCAATCTTATGTTAAGGTCCATCTTCCATGCCTCCCTCGCAGGCTTCCTCACCACCCCATCTCTCCACCACCTGAAGCCCTCCCCAaattaaccgatgtgggacctTCTCTTCCTCCCATCTCAACAAACTAATCACTCACAATCACAGAGTCCCCCTTCGCAACAGCGGAACCATGAGCGATGTCTTAGAGATCTTAGGCCCCTTCGACCAAATCTTCCACGCTTCCGACGCCCAGGTATACACTAATTTGCTCAGAAAATGCATCAGATCTAAGGGTTTCCTTCTAGGAGGTTCAATTCACGCTCATCTGATCAAATTGGGATTCGAATCAGATCTCCTGGTTTCGAACGTGTTGTTGGATATGTATTCAAAAACTGGGATGCTCGATAGCTGTGTCAAGCTGTTTGATGGAATGCCCGAGAGAGATCATATATCTTGGTGCACTTTGATTTCAGGCTATGCTGCCCACGGTTTCGATCTCGAGGCATGTGGGCTGTTCAGGAAAATGTACCAAAGCGGCTTAAAGCCCAACCACTTTTTGATATCATCAGCATTAAAGGGGTGTTCGATGTCTGGGATTCTTGATTTGGGCATCTTGATTCATGGACTGGTGATTAAAAGTGGGTTGGGATTTGATAGATTTGTAGAGATTGGGCTTGTAAGTATGTATGCAAAATGTGGGAGTTTGGATGACGCCCTGAAGATGTTCTACGAAATTCCTGTGAAGAGCCCGGTCACTTGGAATGCTATGATTTCTGGCTATGTAATGAATGGCCTCTTCATAGAGGCTGCGGAGCTCTGCCGGGAGATGTGTCGAGTAGGGTTTCTTATGGATTTGGTGACTTTGAGAATAGTTGCCAGTGCTGCTTCAGTTTTGGAGACGTTTGATTTTTGTAAATGTCTTCATGTCTACTCTATTAAGAACGGATTGGATGCTGACAGCTACGTGGTTGCTGAGTTTGTCAGATTGCTAACCAAGCTCGGAGAAGTGGACTATATGGGCAAGCTCTTTAGTGCAGTTAAGAAACCTGATGCATCCTTATATTCGCTACTTATCTCAGGATATCAATTTCATGGTCACAGAGTAGAAGCTGTGAAGCTTGctgaagaacttcttgttttggACAGGAGTCCAAAGCAGGGAGCTTTGGTTACCATTCTAAATTTGTGTCTTTGTCTGGTTGAAGGCAGGCAAATCCACAGTCATATCCTGAAAACTGGACAGTTCTCTTACCTTTCAGTTGGCAATGCTTTGATTTCCATGTACATTAGATTTGGAGAGATGGCCGATGGAAATTCAGTCTTTCATAGGATGCCAGAATGTGATGTAGTTTCATGGACGGCAGTTATGGCAGGTCTCATTCATAATCTTCAGTTTGAGGAAGCATTTGAGACTTTTCATGCTTTCATGAAAACTGGCATACAATTGGACCAGCATTCTGTAGTCACAGTAACAACTGCTTGCACAGGTCTTCTTGACATAGATAAGGGCAAGCAGATCCATGCTTTGGCTCTGAAACTTGGGTTTGAATCTTCTGATTTTATGAATGCATCTATGCTTCACATGTATGCAAAGTGTGGGTACATCGACAGTGCTTCTAGGCTGTTTTCTTACTCATCTCTTTCACAAAATCTGATCTTAACTAATATCATGCTTGCTGGGTATTGCTGGAATTCTCAACCGGTGAAAACTCTTGAACTTTTCACCAAGGAGTATCAATCTGGCTTGATCCCTGACGAATTCAGCTATTCTACTGTCCTTGGTGCTTGTGCCGATATACGATCAAAGGGGCTGGGTGAGCAGATTCATTGTCGTATTGTCAAGAGTGGTTTTGAGTTTTCGGATGTTATCGTTGGAAATGCAATCATAAACCTCTATGTCAGATGTGGATGCATATCCAGTGCATGTAAATGCTTTCACAGCATGAAAAGGTGGAATAGGGATTCATATGCAACGTTGATGTTGGGCTATATGCAGAATAGAGGAAGCAACGAAGCTCTTAGATTGTTCTATCAGATGCAACAAAGTGGCTTACGTGCTAACCCGGTTATCTTCGCTAAAATACTTAGAGGATGTGCTGATATGGCTGCAATTGATCTTGGGAAACAAATTCATGCTTCCATTATAAAGATGGGTTTAGTTTCAGATGTCTACATTGACAATGCTTTGGGAGGCATGTATATGAAGTCTAGAGATGCGGACAGAGAAAGGGAAACTCTTGACGAGATGTCAATAAGAGAAGATGAGATGTGCAATTCCATGATTGCTGGTTTTTCACAGGTTGGAGATAGAAGGGAGAATGTTAAAGCTATTACATTATTCAACTTGGATGGAGTAAAAGAAGATCACCATGGTTATGTGGATATCATGAACCTTTATACTAGTGCTGCTTCCCGGATGCTTCAAACATCCTTCCATTCTTGTGTGGTTCAAAATGATTGCAGGTTTGATGTGTCACTAAAGAACTCAATGGCTCTAGACAATTCATGGGATGGACTTAACAAGCAATTAGCAAGAGAAATGGTTGTGCGGAACTCTATCAACTCTGAGTCTGTCAAAAATGAAAGTCAATTTGTTGAGTTGTTGGAGTCAATGAAGGTGGAGGGAATAATTCCAGACCATGTAATTGTAATTATTTTCTTAGGTAACTGCAACTTGAATATATTGGATGAGAGAACCAGCTACTTCAAGTCTTTTAGAAGATCGTGGATTGGTGATCATGATGCAAATGCACTATGCTTTCCTGGCCGACAAGTGAGCCAGCTTGGGCAGCTGAAAGAAAACCATGCATGTGTGGCATAGGTTCCTGTGAGGCTGAACTGTCTTGGACATTTGCAAAGCCATGGGGATATCAAGTTTTGTGCAAAATAAGGCATGACATATGCATGATGAGGAGGGGGATTTACTTGGTCATTCTTTATCTTTTTCATATGTTCATGCTTTGTCAAGGAGATGATCTGATATGGAGATCTTCTTGAAGAATACGAGAGGTTATAAAAGAAAGGAGTTTATCTGTAGTTGGGTTTGGAGAAAAGATGCACTTTGCAGGAAAAATACAATGAGCTGGAACCCCTCcaagtttttttttcagaagttCTCACTTGCATTGTTTTTCATCCAACTGGATTGGGAAAGCATTAGTTGCATtatatcataaaaaaattgttGGAATTGGCATCTACGAGGGCCAGTTTGGTTGCTGGTAATTGAACTCTGGTAGATGGAGTTGTGTGGAGCTGGAAGAACAGCAACTCCAGTTACATCCAAGTGTCTCTGATAAATGCCACCGTCTGCTTTGAGCTGC is a genomic window of Phoenix dactylifera cultivar Barhee BC4 unplaced genomic scaffold, palm_55x_up_171113_PBpolish2nd_filt_p 002524F, whole genome shotgun sequence containing:
- the LOC103717576 gene encoding pentatricopeptide repeat-containing protein At2g13600-like, whose amino-acid sequence is MWDLLFLPSQQTNHSQSQSPPSQQRNHERCLRDLRPLRPNLPRFRRPDLLVSNVLLDMYSKTGMLDSCVKLFDGMPERDHISWCTLISGYAAHGFDLEACGLFRKMYQSGLKPNHFLISSALKGCSMSGILDLGILIHGLVIKSGLGFDRFVEIGLVSMYAKCGSLDDALKMFYEIPVKSPVTWNAMISGYVMNGLFIEAAELCREMCRVGFLMDLVTLRIVASAASVLETFDFCKCLHVYSIKNGLDADSYVVAEFVRLLTKLGEVDYMGKLFSAVKKPDASLYSLLISGYQFHGHRVEAVKLAEELLVLDRSPKQGALVTILNLCLCLVEGRQIHSHILKTGQFSYLSVGNALISMYIRFGEMADGNSVFHRMPECDVVSWTAVMAGLIHNLQFEEAFETFHAFMKTGIQLDQHSVVTVTTACTGLLDIDKGKQIHALALKLGFESSDFMNASMLHMYAKCGYIDSASRLFSYSSLSQNLILTNIMLAGYCWNSQPVKTLELFTKEYQSGLIPDEFSYSTVLGACADIRSKGLGEQIHCRIVKSGFEFSDVIVGNAIINLYVRCGCISSACKCFHSMKRWNRDSYATLMLGYMQNRGSNEALRLFYQMQQSGLRANPVIFAKILRGCADMAAIDLGKQIHASIIKMGLVSDVYIDNALGGMYMKSRDADRERETLDEMSIREDEMCNSMIAGFSQVGDRRENVKAITLFNLDGVKEDHHGYVDIMNLYTSAASRMLQTSFHSCVVQNDCRFDVSLKNSMALDNSWDGLNKQLAREMVVRNSINSESVKNESQFVELLESMKVEGIIPDHVIVIIFLGNCNLNILDERTSYFKSFRRSWIGDHDANALCFPGRQVSQLGQLKENHACVA